A stretch of the Neodiprion lecontei isolate iyNeoLeco1 chromosome 4, iyNeoLeco1.1, whole genome shotgun sequence genome encodes the following:
- the LOC107226042 gene encoding putative fatty acyl-CoA reductase CG5065 produces MIREPSIPEWSKNRGILVTGATGFLGKVLVAKLLMSCPQGGNIYLLVREKRGQIPKARLHTLIQQEPYRVVRENHPERLKRLVVISGDTTVEGLALSPEDKDRLMKDVSVVFHMAANVRFDLSLRAAINMNTKGTANLIKVAKQLPNLISLIHVSTAYCHCGQTRLEERAYAPNMSPEFAIAAVDSMSDDLLKPVECKLLAHQPNTYALSKCLSEDLMVRSGLPVGIARPSIVIASWKEPAPGWVDNLNGPTGLIVAAGKGVIRSMHCKSEYLADLMPCDIVANAVIALAWKVGLESSCKPIFVNVTESGRNPITWADALNAGRRHALSNPFSGPLWYPGGRFTSSAVLHWFAVICLHLLPAYLLDPLIYLSGNKPFLVKLQGRVSTGLSLLQYYTTKEWVFLNDTLRDLQDQLSSEDRAIFFMDTKDICWDDYLYEYILGIRKYCLKDDPSTLPRARRVFQYLYIADRILRIVFVGFIAWFLYSWFAPARAGTASIIEMQDS; encoded by the exons ATGATTCGTGAACCATCGATACCAGAATGGTCGAAAAACAGAGGGATACTAGTCACTGGGGCGACTGGTTTTCTGGGAAAAGTTTTAGTTGCAAAATTGCTAATGTCTTGTCCACAAGGTGGAAATATTTATCTATtggtgagagaaaaaagaggCCAGATTCCAAAAGCAAGACTCCATACACTGATAcag cAAGAACCTTACAGAGTTGTTCGCGAAAATCATCCTGAACGCCTGAAGCGACTTGTTGTCATTTCTGGGGATACAACCGTCGAGGGTCTCGCCCTTTCCCCCGAGGACAAGGATCGTCTGATGAAGGATGTTTCCGTTGTTTTTCACATGGCTGCCAACGTGAGATTCGATCTTTCCCTACGGGCTGCTATCAACATGAACACCAAAGGGACCGCGAATCTCATCAAAGTTGCAAAGCAG CTGCCAAACTTGATATCCCTGATTCACGTGTCAACGGCTTACTGCCATTGCGGGCAAACTCGTCTCGAGGAAAGGGCTTACGCCCCAAACATGTCACCGGAATTTGCAATCGCTGCTGTTGACTCCATGAGCGACGACCTGTTGAAGCCTGTGGAGTGCAAATTGCTAGCTCATCAACCCAACACCTACGCTCTGAGCAAATGTCTCAGCGAAGACCTGATGGTCAGGTCTGGACTTCCGGTAGGCATCGCGAGACCTTCCATTG TGATCGCGTCTTGGAAAGAACCAGCGCCAGGATGGGTGGATAACTTGAACGGACCAACCGGTTTGATAGTAGCCGCGGGAAAAGGTGTGATCCGGTCGATGCACTGCAAGAGTGAATATCTTGCGGACCTAATGCCTTGCGATATCGTGGCGAACGCCGTGATCGCCCTTGCCTGGAAGGTGGGTTTGGAAAGTTCCTGTAAACCGATTTTCGTCAACGTTACGGAGAGCGGACGAAATCCAATCACCTGGGCTGATGCCCTGAATGCCGGCAGAAGGCATGCTCTGTCAAATCCATTTTCAG GCCCACTCTGGTATCCAGGCGGTAGATTTACTTCCTCAGCAGTTCTGCATTGGTTTGCTGTGATATGCCTTCACCTTCTACCTGCCTACCTGTTGGATCCTTTGATATACTTGAGCGGGAACAAACCTTTTTTGGTCAAGCTTCAAGGGAGAGTTTCTACCGGGTTGAGCTTGCTGCAATATTACACGACCAAGGAATGGGTCTTTTT GAATGACACGTTAAGAGATCTGCAGGATCAGTTATCCTCCGAGGACAGAGCAATATTCTTCATGGACACGAAGGACATATGCTGGGACGATTATCTCTACGAATACATTCTGGGCATCAGGAAATACTGCCTAAAAGACGACCCGTCGACTTTACCTCGAGCAAGAAGGGTTTTTCAGTATTTATACATCGCCGATAGAATATTGCGAATTGTTTTTGTAGGATTCATCGCATGGTTCTTGTACTCATGGTTCGCGCCGGCAAGGGCGGGCACAGCGTCGATAATCGAGATGCAAGATTCATAG